A single genomic interval of Antechinus flavipes isolate AdamAnt ecotype Samford, QLD, Australia chromosome 1, AdamAnt_v2, whole genome shotgun sequence harbors:
- the LOC127545038 gene encoding olfactory receptor 10H1-like: MLGQNYTTVTEFIFIGFSPFPQLQLPFFVLFLLMYLFTLLGNLLIMLAVWREQSLHKPMYFFLCTLSISEIAYTMVINPRMFADLVSTHHTISFWGCANQMFFTFAFGLTHCFLLTIMGYDRYVAICHPLRYNVLMSSQVCAWLVASSWLSGIVMGLVITLPIFNLTFCGPNVIHHFFCQVPPLLKLACGDASAVATGIGLLYIIVLLGCFLLILLSYTFIAATILKIPSAEGRRKAFSTCASHLIVVIIHYGFSSVVHLKSKALEALEGDTLMGISYSVLTPFLSPIIFSLRNKELKDALKKVLLRSLCPSRL, translated from the coding sequence ATGCTGGGGCAAAATTATACCACAGTGACTGAATTTATCTTCATTGGATTCTCGCCATTCCCTCAACTTCAGCTGCCGTTCTTTGTGCTCTTTCTGCTGATGTATTTATTCACACTTCTGGGCAACCTTCTCATCATGTTGGCTGTATGGCGTGAACAGAGTCTCCACAAGCCCATGTACTTCTTCCTGTGTACTCTTTCTATCTCAGAAATTGCCTACACGATGGTTATTAATCCCCGTATGTTTGCTGACCTGGTCTCTACTCACCACACCATTTCCTTCTGGGGTTGTGCAAACCAGATGTTTTTCACATTTGCCTTTGGTCTCACTCATTGCTTCTTGCTCACTATCATGGGCTATGATCGCTATGTGGCCATTTGCCATCCCTTACGCTACAATGTGCTTATGAGCTCACAGGTTTGTGCTTGGCTGGTGGCCTCCTCATGGCTAAGTGGTATAGTCATGGGGCTAGTGATCACTCTTCCTATTTTTAACCTGACCTTCTGTGGGCCTAATGTGATCCATCATTTCTTCTGCCAAGTGCCCCCTTTGCTGAAGCTAGCCTGTGGAGATGCCTCAGCAGTGGCCACAGGGATTGGGCTGCTCTACATCATAGTCTTATTGGGTTGCTTTCTCCTTATCCTTCTATCTTATACCTTTATTGCGGCCACCATTTTGAAGATTCCCTCAGCTGAAGGTCGACGCAAAGCCTTCTCCACCTGTGCTTCCCACCTTATTGTGGTGATTATACACTATGGTTTTTCTTCTGTTGTACACCTAAAATCCAAGGCCTTAGAAGCCCTGGAAGGAGATACACTGATGGGCATTTCCTACAGTGTTCTCACCCCCTTCCTGAGCCCCATCATCTTTAGCCTGAGAAACAAGGAACTGAAGGATGCTCTGAAGAAAGTTCTCCTCAGGAGCTTATGCCCCTCAAGACtataa